One part of the bacterium genome encodes these proteins:
- the aspS gene encoding aspartate--tRNA ligase encodes MTSLQAAKRTHYCGEFREEHIGQTVVAKGWLHRRRDLGGIVFFDLRDRSGILQIRINPGDVPDDVYEQLHAMRSEFVLAVSGELTRRPEGTENPKLPTGNVEIVAHEVEVLSPSKPLPFQIDEYSHVSEDIRLRYRYLDLRREEIQKNFLMRHRMYQATRGYLANNGFVEFETPILTKATPEGARDFIVPSRLDPGKFYALPQSPQLFKQLLMVSGFERYFQIARCFRDEDLRANRQPEFTQIDLEMSFVTVEDIIETMEGLVAHLWKECLGVDVPLPMARMSYAEAILRYGSDKPDLRFGLEIEDLTDIMKSKGCNFQVFNKLVKEGGVVRALCVPGKASEFSNMQLRPDSKFSQQVTRETGIRAYAWFKVNEAGELESSISKFFDPEPLAEICKRMNGKPGDIIFLVANEKAATAAEHLGRLRLLLGREMGLIDEGLWRFVWIVDFPAFEWNEDEKRWDPLHHPFTNVNEEDLALFGTDKQGEVRSLAYDLALNGEEIGGGSIRIHRSDVQEKVFSAIGIGEEEAQEKFGFLLEALQFGAPPHGGIAFGFDRMVMLMTGTDSIRDVIAFPKTQTGYCPLTAAPSSVPERSLKELKIKSTMKKKEEEEKDKE; translated from the coding sequence ATGACGTCATTGCAAGCTGCAAAACGAACACACTACTGCGGAGAATTCCGCGAAGAGCACATCGGCCAGACTGTGGTCGCGAAGGGCTGGCTGCACAGGCGCCGGGACTTGGGAGGAATCGTCTTCTTCGATCTGCGCGATCGCTCCGGCATTCTGCAGATCCGCATCAATCCCGGCGACGTTCCGGATGATGTGTATGAGCAGTTGCACGCCATGCGGAGCGAGTTCGTTCTGGCCGTGAGCGGAGAACTGACGCGTCGCCCAGAAGGCACGGAGAATCCGAAGCTGCCGACCGGTAACGTCGAGATCGTAGCGCACGAGGTCGAGGTACTCTCGCCCAGTAAGCCGCTGCCTTTCCAGATCGACGAGTACAGCCACGTCAGCGAAGATATCCGGCTGCGCTATCGCTATCTGGACCTGCGCCGCGAGGAGATTCAGAAGAACTTCCTGATGCGTCACCGCATGTACCAGGCGACGCGCGGTTACCTGGCGAACAATGGCTTTGTGGAATTCGAAACGCCGATCCTGACGAAGGCGACGCCCGAAGGCGCACGCGACTTCATCGTGCCGTCACGCCTGGATCCGGGGAAGTTCTACGCCCTGCCCCAGTCGCCGCAGTTGTTCAAACAGCTGCTGATGGTCTCCGGGTTCGAGCGCTACTTCCAGATCGCGCGTTGCTTCCGCGATGAGGACTTGCGCGCGAATCGTCAGCCGGAATTCACGCAGATCGACCTCGAGATGTCGTTCGTGACAGTCGAGGATATCATCGAGACGATGGAAGGCCTTGTCGCGCACCTGTGGAAGGAATGCCTGGGCGTGGACGTGCCGTTGCCGATGGCGCGAATGAGTTACGCCGAGGCGATCCTGCGTTATGGCAGCGACAAGCCGGACCTGCGATTTGGACTCGAAATCGAAGATCTGACAGACATCATGAAGTCGAAGGGCTGTAACTTCCAAGTCTTCAACAAACTGGTGAAGGAAGGTGGCGTGGTGCGCGCATTGTGCGTGCCGGGCAAGGCGTCCGAGTTCAGCAATATGCAGCTTCGCCCGGACAGCAAATTCAGCCAGCAAGTGACGCGCGAGACGGGCATTCGTGCCTATGCGTGGTTCAAGGTGAACGAGGCCGGCGAACTCGAGAGCAGCATATCGAAGTTCTTCGATCCGGAGCCGCTGGCGGAAATCTGCAAGCGCATGAACGGCAAGCCGGGCGACATCATCTTCCTGGTCGCCAACGAGAAGGCCGCGACGGCGGCGGAACACCTGGGACGGCTGCGTCTGCTGCTCGGCCGCGAGATGGGTCTGATCGACGAAGGCCTGTGGCGATTCGTCTGGATCGTCGATTTCCCGGCGTTCGAGTGGAACGAGGACGAGAAGCGTTGGGATCCGCTGCACCATCCGTTCACGAATGTGAACGAAGAGGATCTGGCTCTGTTCGGAACCGACAAGCAGGGCGAGGTTCGCTCGCTGGCTTACGACCTTGCGCTCAACGGCGAGGAGATCGGCGGCGGATCGATTCGTATTCACCGTTCCGATGTCCAGGAGAAGGTCTTCAGCGCGATCGGCATCGGCGAGGAAGAAGCGCAAGAGAAGTTCGGCTTCCTGCTCGAAGCGCTGCAGTTCGGCGCGCCCCCGCACGGCGGCATCGCATTCGGATTCGACCGCATGGTAATGCTGATGACCGGGACGGACAGCATTCGCGACGTCATCGCGTTCCCGAAGACTCAGACTGGATACTGCCCATTGACGGCAGCGCCGAGTTCGGTTCCGGAGCGCTCGCTGAAGGAACTGAAGATCAAGAGCACGATGAAGAAGAAGGAAGAGGAAGAGAAGGACAAGGAGTAG
- a CDS encoding HNH endonuclease yields the protein MPKSRKGREVVDICVHCHKQIHALFAEKELERHYNTIEALLETEAMRRWVEWVTQRKPRSRVFTKKSRRIR from the coding sequence GTGCCGAAGAGCCGGAAGGGGCGCGAGGTCGTCGACATCTGCGTGCATTGCCACAAGCAGATTCATGCACTTTTTGCCGAGAAGGAACTCGAGCGGCACTACAACACCATCGAGGCATTGCTTGAAACCGAGGCGATGCGACGATGGGTGGAGTGGGTGACACAACGGAAGCCGCGGTCGCGGGTCTTCACGAAGAAGAGCCGCCGAATTCGGTAG
- a CDS encoding aspartate kinase has translation MALIVQKYGGDALGDKGKGKTDHLNELRGAEFLVEKFQHVARLAVESQKAGNQVVVVVSAMGDTTNRLLRMANALMPEPELRELDMLMATGEQQSIALLAIAISAAGGQGVSFTGPQVGIRTDELFGRSRIKEIHCERLKKAIDEGKIPIVAGFQGASEHDEITTLGRGGSDITAVALAAVLNADCCEFYKDVDGIMTTDPRVCPTARKIDRISYDEMLELASLGAGVLHSRSVEFAKNYRVPLHVRSFLHDKPGTFVIAEEKEMEEVVVSGVAFNRDEARVTLQGLPDKPGVAAEVFSRLGQDDIVVDMIIQNESKEGRNDISFTVGKKDFGRTKKLCELLVKEVGALGYQTDESIAKVSAVGVGMRSHSGVASKMFKALSDAGINIEMIATSEIKISVLIDEKDMEHAVRVIHQAFEPHSSPGASA, from the coding sequence ATGGCATTGATCGTTCAAAAATACGGAGGCGACGCCCTGGGCGATAAGGGCAAGGGAAAGACCGACCACCTGAATGAACTGCGTGGTGCGGAGTTCCTTGTCGAGAAGTTCCAGCACGTCGCTCGGCTGGCGGTAGAGTCGCAGAAGGCAGGCAACCAGGTCGTGGTGGTGGTGTCGGCAATGGGCGACACAACAAACCGGCTGCTGCGGATGGCGAATGCGCTGATGCCTGAGCCGGAACTGCGCGAGTTGGACATGCTGATGGCGACAGGCGAGCAGCAGTCGATCGCCCTTCTTGCAATTGCGATCAGTGCTGCCGGCGGCCAGGGCGTGAGCTTCACAGGTCCGCAGGTCGGTATACGTACGGACGAGTTGTTCGGGCGATCTCGAATCAAGGAGATTCATTGCGAACGACTGAAGAAAGCGATCGATGAAGGCAAGATTCCGATCGTGGCCGGTTTCCAAGGCGCATCGGAACATGACGAGATCACAACGTTGGGACGCGGCGGCAGCGACATCACGGCCGTGGCGCTGGCGGCGGTCCTGAATGCGGACTGCTGCGAGTTCTACAAGGACGTGGACGGCATCATGACGACAGATCCCCGGGTCTGTCCGACGGCGCGCAAGATCGATCGCATCAGCTACGATGAAATGCTCGAGCTTGCGAGCCTCGGAGCCGGAGTGCTGCATTCGCGTTCCGTGGAATTCGCCAAGAACTATCGCGTGCCGCTGCATGTTCGCAGCTTCCTGCACGACAAGCCGGGAACCTTCGTGATTGCCGAGGAGAAAGAAATGGAAGAAGTCGTTGTCAGTGGAGTCGCCTTCAATCGCGACGAAGCACGAGTGACGTTGCAGGGCCTGCCGGATAAGCCGGGCGTTGCGGCGGAAGTGTTCTCTCGCCTGGGCCAGGACGATATCGTGGTCGACATGATCATCCAGAACGAATCCAAGGAAGGCCGGAACGACATTTCATTCACGGTCGGCAAGAAGGATTTCGGGCGCACGAAGAAGCTGTGCGAGCTCCTTGTGAAGGAAGTTGGCGCGCTCGGATACCAGACGGATGAGTCGATCGCAAAAGTCAGCGCCGTCGGCGTCGGAATGCGCAGCCACAGCGGTGTGGCCTCGAAGATGTTCAAGGCCCTGTCCGATGCGGGCATCAATATCGAGATGATCGCTACGTCGGAGATCAAGATTTCTGTCCTGATTGACGAGAAGGACATGGAGCACGCGGTGCGCGTAATCCACCAGGCCTTCGAGCCGCACTCGTCGCCCGGCGCGAGCGCATAA
- a CDS encoding sigma-54 dependent transcriptional regulator: protein MKPKYRLLIVDDEPRMCQVLNLLATRWGYEVRTAQSGRDALEVLNDFPAEVVVSDLKMPGMGGDELLREVRARYPDAMVIMMTAHATVKSAVEAMKAGAFDYIMKPFDNDELRLTIDRATEHRDLRTENKELRAELGRRYKPDNLIGESREMQAVFNMVERVAPTKATVLITGESGVGKEVVARAIHQRSSRAGEPFVALNCAALTETLLESELFGHEKGAFTGASRSHRGKFEEADGGTIFLDEIGETSNNFQTKLLRVLQEGVLVRVGGNDPIKVDARVIAATNKDLKGMVDRGEFREDLFYRLQVVPLEIPPLRQRRSDIAPLAQHFVVKACQENGLPKRELADEAIKLLENEDWRGNVRELENTIERAVILSRGERIEADDLWLTPSDSPLASPKSGATNIPSELSHLKLSDFIDEMTKRYVLRMLDERQWRKQEAAEALGIDRATLYRMIKRFGLDKD, encoded by the coding sequence ATGAAGCCGAAATACAGACTGCTGATCGTAGATGATGAGCCTCGGATGTGCCAGGTTTTGAACCTGCTGGCGACACGCTGGGGGTACGAAGTGCGCACGGCCCAGAGCGGCCGCGATGCGTTGGAGGTCCTGAACGATTTCCCCGCCGAGGTGGTGGTCAGCGATCTGAAGATGCCGGGAATGGGCGGCGATGAGTTGCTGCGCGAGGTCCGAGCGCGCTATCCGGACGCGATGGTCATCATGATGACCGCGCACGCGACCGTGAAGAGCGCGGTTGAGGCGATGAAAGCGGGCGCCTTCGACTATATCATGAAGCCGTTCGACAACGATGAGCTTCGCCTGACGATCGATCGAGCGACCGAACATCGGGATCTGCGCACGGAGAACAAGGAACTGCGCGCGGAACTTGGACGCCGCTACAAGCCCGATAACCTGATTGGCGAAAGCCGCGAGATGCAGGCGGTTTTCAACATGGTGGAGCGCGTGGCGCCGACGAAGGCGACCGTTCTAATCACTGGCGAAAGCGGCGTCGGCAAGGAGGTAGTGGCCCGGGCAATCCACCAGCGCAGCTCGCGGGCAGGCGAGCCGTTCGTGGCGCTGAACTGCGCCGCCCTGACGGAGACGCTGCTGGAAAGCGAACTGTTCGGCCACGAAAAGGGCGCATTCACGGGCGCCAGCCGATCGCATCGGGGCAAGTTCGAGGAGGCGGACGGCGGCACGATCTTCCTGGATGAAATCGGTGAAACGTCGAACAATTTCCAGACGAAGCTGCTGCGCGTGCTGCAGGAAGGCGTCCTGGTCCGGGTCGGCGGAAACGATCCCATCAAGGTCGATGCCCGCGTGATCGCGGCGACGAACAAGGACCTGAAGGGAATGGTCGACCGGGGCGAGTTCCGCGAGGATCTGTTCTACCGCCTCCAGGTGGTTCCGCTGGAGATCCCGCCGCTGCGCCAGCGCCGGAGCGACATCGCGCCGCTGGCACAGCACTTCGTGGTCAAGGCTTGCCAGGAGAACGGCCTGCCGAAGCGCGAGTTGGCCGACGAGGCCATCAAGCTGCTGGAGAACGAGGACTGGCGAGGGAATGTCCGCGAACTGGAGAACACGATCGAGCGCGCCGTGATCCTTTCCCGGGGAGAGCGAATCGAGGCGGACGATCTGTGGCTGACACCGTCTGATTCGCCGCTGGCGTCGCCCAAGAGCGGGGCAACGAATATCCCGTCGGAGTTGTCTCACCTGAAGCTGAGCGACTTCATCGACGAGATGACCAAGCGCTACGTGCTGCGGATGCTGGATGAACGCCAGTGGCGCAAGCAGGAGGCGGCGGAGGCTCTCGGGATCGACCGGGCGACGCTCTACCGGATGATCAAGCGGTTCGGGCTGGACAAGGACTGA
- a CDS encoding FAD-dependent oxidoreductase produces MASKRVLIVGGVAGGASCAARLRRMDEEAEIVMFEKGPYVSFANCGLPYHVGDVIKEEGSLQVANPTLFRNRFNIDVRVNHEVTAIDREAKTVEVCDTHSGEVTTESYDTLVLSPGSKPIIPPIKGVDREGVFRCLTIPDTKAIREWIVSRQARSAVVIGGGYIGLEMAENLRHRGLEVMLVEMQPQVMPLLDPEMMTEVHAHLQEKGIHLRLGAQVQEIDGPEGGPLTVRLGTGEELEADLAIMAVGGRPNTDLAKAAGLEIGTTGGVATDDQMRTSDPNVFAVGDVAEIKDSITGRKALVPLAGPANRQGRVAADVIAGREAKFRGAQSTAVVGVFDLTVATTGSSEKQLRRAGVPFQKVYLFPGNHVGYYPGAQPIHLKVLFRPKDGQLLSAQAVGRAGVEKRIDVIATLIQMGGTVFDMEEVELCYAPQFGAAKDPVNMAGFIAANHLRGDSPLTHWDDVAEAEGDPLIVDVREPEEFEAGHVEGAINVPLSQMRDRLDELPKDREVWCHCGVGQRSYYAVRVLRQNGIDARNLSGGMNEYMRQK; encoded by the coding sequence ATGGCATCAAAGCGCGTACTGATCGTCGGAGGTGTGGCCGGAGGAGCGTCCTGTGCGGCGCGGCTGCGCCGGATGGACGAAGAAGCGGAAATCGTGATGTTCGAGAAGGGCCCCTACGTGTCCTTTGCGAACTGCGGTTTGCCCTATCACGTGGGTGATGTGATCAAGGAGGAAGGCAGCCTCCAGGTGGCCAATCCGACGCTGTTCCGCAACCGATTCAACATCGACGTTCGGGTCAATCACGAGGTCACTGCGATCGATCGCGAGGCCAAGACGGTCGAGGTGTGCGACACGCACTCCGGCGAAGTGACGACGGAGAGCTACGATACGCTCGTGCTTTCTCCGGGCAGCAAGCCGATCATCCCGCCAATCAAGGGCGTGGATCGAGAAGGCGTGTTCCGTTGCCTCACGATTCCGGACACGAAGGCGATTCGCGAGTGGATCGTTTCGCGCCAGGCCCGCAGCGCCGTCGTGATTGGCGGCGGGTATATCGGGCTGGAAATGGCCGAGAACCTGCGTCACCGCGGGCTGGAAGTGATGCTCGTGGAAATGCAGCCGCAGGTGATGCCGCTGCTCGATCCGGAGATGATGACCGAGGTCCACGCGCATCTGCAGGAGAAGGGGATTCACCTCCGCCTGGGCGCGCAGGTTCAGGAAATCGACGGCCCCGAGGGCGGTCCGCTGACCGTTCGCCTGGGCACCGGCGAGGAGCTCGAAGCAGATCTGGCCATCATGGCGGTCGGCGGTCGCCCGAACACGGACCTGGCGAAGGCGGCCGGGCTGGAAATCGGCACCACCGGCGGCGTCGCCACGGACGACCAGATGCGGACCTCCGATCCGAACGTCTTTGCGGTCGGCGACGTGGCGGAAATAAAGGATTCGATCACTGGCCGGAAGGCCCTGGTCCCACTGGCGGGTCCGGCCAATCGCCAGGGCCGCGTTGCGGCGGATGTGATCGCGGGCCGCGAAGCGAAGTTCCGCGGCGCTCAGAGCACGGCGGTCGTTGGCGTGTTCGATTTAACGGTGGCTACGACGGGCAGCAGCGAGAAACAACTGCGCCGCGCCGGCGTGCCGTTCCAGAAGGTCTATCTCTTCCCAGGGAATCACGTCGGGTACTACCCTGGCGCCCAGCCGATTCACTTGAAGGTCCTGTTCCGGCCCAAAGACGGGCAATTGCTCAGCGCCCAGGCCGTGGGACGCGCGGGTGTCGAGAAGCGCATCGACGTGATTGCGACGCTGATCCAGATGGGCGGAACGGTGTTCGACATGGAAGAGGTCGAGTTGTGCTACGCGCCGCAATTCGGCGCCGCAAAAGACCCGGTGAACATGGCCGGCTTCATTGCGGCCAATCACCTGAGGGGCGATTCGCCACTGACGCATTGGGATGACGTGGCAGAGGCGGAAGGCGATCCCCTGATCGTCGACGTGCGCGAGCCCGAGGAATTCGAAGCCGGGCACGTCGAAGGAGCCATTAATGTCCCGCTCAGCCAGATGCGCGATCGCCTGGATGAGCTGCCGAAGGACCGGGAAGTCTGGTGCCACTGCGGCGTCGGGCAGCGGTCGTATTACGCTGTCCGTGTCCTGCGCCAGAATGGCATCGATGCCCGCAACCTCAGCGGCGGCATGAACGAATACATGCGACAGAAGTAG
- a CDS encoding HDIG domain-containing protein, whose protein sequence is MKVVPLARRARELSRGREVLQTRPRRSARWVALGSIFILIVLVTAPMFWRDTIPHEPGKRLDGQVVSELTFEYTSPRAEQLLEEERQANYPRIYAYDYGRQMEAKDRLEDVIDAARGIQTTGQDDPESWKKELTKVDPQLEHWSASEVRDLVMLAKDQRFRRFIVQLVDNVYRDYLLTRDKAEYLGDRKNEVARELILNQPPDLGTQAFDLDRIVKYPDEIDGIVRERLRQKLQEFSQEQAARAQAGLRLVMMVLEPNFYKDEKASQESYDSYQPSQGTQRVIEQGTVLVGKEGEVTILSDDEADLLAVYWNKLLQRNLMKFMAQLLFILIAFLIVAFFVMKFSREHEFTSQTVLLIGLPVLLALAIGRMLLFLMGEDISYMGFAFPAGVIGILGVLLLDVRMALLTVTWGCLLFGLEVNLDYQYVIVGLFGGYTAVAALYTFRERREVLYAGLFIGLVNASIILIITYIHDPTANAAAAALVGALSGVMCPLISFAILPVFEVLFHITTDMRLLELSGLQHPLLRKLEETAPGTWQHTLNVTKLAESAASEIGVNYLLVRTGCYFHDVGKMGRAEYFTENQLTPEDKRRHAELKPQMSTLIIRNHVKEGIELAKQYKLPRQIIEFIPQHHGTSLIQYFYHKALTAAESGDSKEPVREDDYRYPGPKPQSIEAAIVMLADTVEATATAKLSGRTVREDDIRMLVRNAIFDKFNDGQFDHCNMTLRDLNTIRECFVKVLRSRFHSRIDYPSKKDASAKKEKAREEKPAPRKEAREADGAA, encoded by the coding sequence GTGAAGGTTGTTCCGCTGGCAAGGCGAGCGCGTGAGTTGTCGCGCGGACGCGAGGTCCTCCAGACCCGCCCGCGGCGCAGTGCGCGCTGGGTTGCGCTCGGGTCGATCTTCATCCTGATCGTTCTGGTCACAGCGCCGATGTTCTGGCGCGATACCATCCCCCACGAGCCGGGGAAACGTCTCGACGGCCAAGTCGTCTCCGAACTGACATTCGAATACACGAGTCCCCGGGCGGAGCAGTTGCTCGAGGAAGAACGCCAGGCGAATTACCCGCGCATCTATGCCTACGATTATGGGCGGCAGATGGAGGCGAAGGATCGCCTGGAAGACGTTATCGATGCGGCGCGCGGAATCCAGACGACGGGTCAGGACGACCCGGAGAGTTGGAAGAAGGAACTGACGAAGGTCGATCCGCAACTCGAGCACTGGTCCGCGAGTGAAGTGCGCGATCTGGTGATGCTAGCAAAGGACCAGCGATTCCGCCGCTTCATCGTTCAACTCGTTGACAACGTCTACCGCGACTATCTGCTGACGCGCGACAAGGCCGAGTACCTTGGCGATCGCAAGAATGAGGTCGCGCGTGAGCTGATCCTGAATCAGCCACCGGACCTGGGGACGCAGGCTTTCGATCTGGATCGGATCGTCAAGTATCCGGATGAGATCGATGGTATTGTGCGAGAGCGCCTGCGCCAGAAGTTGCAGGAGTTCTCGCAGGAACAAGCCGCGCGCGCGCAGGCCGGATTGCGGCTTGTCATGATGGTGCTGGAACCGAACTTCTACAAGGATGAGAAGGCCTCTCAGGAGTCGTACGACAGCTATCAGCCTTCGCAAGGCACACAGCGTGTGATTGAACAGGGAACGGTTCTTGTCGGAAAGGAAGGCGAGGTCACGATTCTCTCCGACGATGAGGCGGATCTGCTCGCGGTGTACTGGAACAAGCTGCTGCAACGTAACCTGATGAAGTTCATGGCGCAGTTGCTCTTCATCCTGATCGCGTTCCTGATCGTGGCGTTCTTCGTCATGAAGTTCAGCCGCGAGCATGAGTTTACAAGCCAGACCGTTCTGCTGATCGGATTGCCGGTGCTTCTCGCACTGGCGATCGGACGCATGCTGCTGTTCCTGATGGGCGAAGACATCTCGTACATGGGCTTTGCATTCCCGGCCGGCGTCATCGGCATTCTGGGTGTGCTGCTGCTCGATGTGCGCATGGCGCTTCTGACGGTGACGTGGGGATGTCTGCTGTTCGGGCTCGAAGTGAATCTGGACTACCAGTACGTCATCGTTGGCCTGTTCGGCGGCTATACGGCGGTTGCGGCGTTGTACACGTTCCGCGAGCGACGCGAGGTTCTCTACGCAGGTTTGTTCATCGGCCTGGTGAACGCATCGATCATCCTGATCATCACGTACATTCACGATCCGACGGCGAACGCAGCGGCAGCAGCCCTGGTCGGCGCACTCTCCGGCGTGATGTGCCCCCTGATCTCGTTCGCTATCCTGCCCGTGTTCGAGGTGCTCTTCCATATCACCACGGACATGCGCCTGCTGGAGCTCAGTGGCCTGCAGCACCCGCTGTTGCGCAAGTTGGAGGAAACGGCCCCAGGCACGTGGCAGCACACGCTGAACGTGACGAAGCTGGCCGAATCCGCCGCCAGCGAGATCGGCGTCAACTACCTGCTGGTGCGTACGGGTTGTTACTTCCACGACGTTGGCAAGATGGGGCGCGCGGAGTACTTCACAGAGAATCAACTGACGCCGGAGGACAAGCGCCGCCATGCGGAACTGAAGCCGCAGATGTCGACGCTGATCATTCGCAATCACGTGAAGGAAGGCATCGAGCTGGCCAAGCAGTACAAACTGCCGCGCCAGATCATCGAGTTCATTCCGCAGCACCACGGCACGAGCCTGATCCAGTACTTCTATCACAAGGCGCTGACGGCGGCCGAGTCGGGAGACAGCAAGGAACCGGTGCGCGAAGACGACTATCGCTATCCCGGGCCGAAGCCACAGTCCATTGAGGCCGCGATCGTGATGCTGGCCGATACGGTGGAAGCGACCGCGACCGCGAAGCTGAGCGGACGGACCGTGCGCGAGGACGACATCCGGATGCTCGTCCGGAATGCGATCTTCGACAAGTTCAACGACGGCCAGTTCGATCACTGTAACATGACGCTGCGCGACTTGAATACGATCCGCGAGTGCTTCGTGAAGGTGCTGCGCAGTCGCTTCCATTCGCGCATCGACTACCCATCGAAGAAGGATGCATCGGCTAAGAAAGAAAAAGCGCGCGAGGAAAAACCCGCGCCGCGCAAGGAGGCTCGCGAAGCCGACGGCGCCGCCTGA
- a CDS encoding ABC transporter ATP-binding protein — protein sequence MEKLTQEDIDVQIRRRSRIDHDVAAVEFCNVSKVYQIQQRAAPRFGSWFVSKLFEYLKREPFHALSDVSFRVSRGEMVGFVGANGAGKSTILKLVAGITQPTSGSIHVNGRVTSMLELGVGFHPELTGMENIFYNGALLGMPRQKLLEKLQEIIEFSGLRKFIYEPVKHYSSGMYARLACSVAFHLDSEILLVDEILAVGDAEFQQRGMMKVLELHEKGTTIVLVTHETATARDLCDRLLWVDHGIVKMTGASRDVSQAYLKFMSQRSILPTHFLAPTQAIVANGDEAELREKKLDEYIGKSVPRFRNVRLENAEGESVDSVRTGDPCRFVFDLDENGVEIPYRLAICIRWRDGQGLFEDQTEMLAPGENPQVVYDVPNWPMLRAEMSLSAALITDDEPPVVLDRAEDTLTFRTLTDLPFTETAIAPPTNWTLHRID from the coding sequence ATGGAAAAACTGACCCAGGAAGACATTGATGTTCAGATTCGCCGCCGATCGCGCATCGATCATGATGTGGCCGCGGTGGAGTTCTGCAATGTCTCGAAGGTCTACCAGATCCAGCAGCGCGCCGCGCCACGGTTCGGCTCGTGGTTTGTCAGCAAGCTCTTCGAGTACCTGAAACGCGAACCGTTTCACGCGCTTTCGGATGTCTCCTTCCGCGTTTCGAGGGGCGAGATGGTTGGGTTTGTCGGTGCAAACGGAGCCGGCAAGTCGACGATCCTCAAGCTGGTCGCGGGCATCACGCAGCCGACGTCCGGCTCGATCCATGTCAACGGTCGTGTGACGTCAATGCTGGAACTCGGGGTCGGCTTTCACCCCGAACTGACGGGGATGGAGAACATCTTCTACAACGGCGCGCTCCTCGGAATGCCGCGCCAGAAGCTGCTGGAGAAGCTTCAGGAAATCATCGAGTTCTCGGGTCTGCGCAAGTTCATCTACGAGCCAGTGAAGCACTACTCCAGCGGAATGTATGCGCGCTTGGCGTGCAGTGTCGCGTTTCACTTGGACTCCGAGATTCTCCTCGTCGATGAGATTCTGGCGGTCGGCGATGCGGAGTTTCAACAGCGCGGCATGATGAAGGTGCTGGAACTCCATGAGAAAGGAACGACGATCGTTCTGGTCACGCACGAGACAGCCACAGCTCGTGATCTATGCGATCGCTTGCTGTGGGTTGATCACGGAATCGTGAAGATGACCGGTGCGTCGCGGGATGTTTCTCAGGCATATCTTAAGTTCATGTCTCAGCGTTCCATTCTGCCGACCCATTTTCTTGCACCGACGCAGGCGATCGTCGCCAACGGGGATGAGGCGGAGTTGCGTGAGAAGAAGTTGGACGAATACATCGGGAAGTCAGTGCCCCGATTCCGCAATGTGCGCCTGGAGAACGCAGAAGGAGAATCTGTCGACTCCGTGCGCACCGGCGATCCCTGCCGGTTTGTCTTCGATCTGGATGAGAATGGTGTGGAAATCCCCTACCGCCTTGCGATTTGCATCCGCTGGCGCGATGGCCAGGGGCTGTTTGAGGATCAAACGGAGATGCTTGCCCCTGGGGAGAACCCGCAGGTGGTTTACGATGTTCCAAATTGGCCAATGTTGCGCGCGGAGATGTCGCTCTCTGCAGCGCTGATCACCGACGATGAACCGCCGGTTGTGCTGGATCGTGCCGAGGATACGTTGACCTTCCGGACCTTGACGGACCTTCCATTTACCGAAACCGCTATCGCTCCACCGACGAACTGGACATTGCACAGAATCGACTGA